A genome region from Streptomyces antimycoticus includes the following:
- a CDS encoding Zn-dependent alcohol dehydrogenase, with protein sequence MRAAVLHETGQDKLEVLDDIEAVGFGPGKVRLRLRATGLCHSDLSAMAGVLPQPAPFIPGHEGAGEVLDVGDGVTGLSAGDRVLVCWLPACGDCPACQRGQTELCLTGFMNAGTPNFRRSGGSSQELFGMSGTGTFAEEIVLPAACAVPIPDDVPYDIAALIGCGVTTGLGAVFNTARVEAGSSVAVIGCGGVGISVIQGARASGAAQIVAVDPVESRREAALRFGATEAVAPDGLDTAKNSVTAGEGFDYVFEVVGRSATARRAYEITRRGGTLCVVGAGALDDFLQFNMFELFFDEKRILPSLYGGGDVLRSYRRTIDLWRAGRIDLEGLITHRVRLGEINEAIGQMRTGEALRTCIEI encoded by the coding sequence GTGCGCGCGGCCGTACTGCATGAGACGGGACAGGACAAGCTCGAAGTCCTCGACGACATCGAGGCGGTGGGCTTCGGCCCCGGGAAGGTCCGGCTGCGGCTGAGGGCCACCGGGCTGTGCCACTCCGACCTCTCCGCGATGGCCGGGGTGCTGCCGCAGCCCGCGCCGTTCATCCCCGGCCACGAGGGCGCGGGCGAGGTCCTCGACGTGGGCGACGGGGTGACCGGGCTGAGCGCCGGGGACCGGGTGCTGGTGTGCTGGCTGCCCGCCTGCGGCGACTGTCCGGCCTGTCAACGCGGTCAGACCGAGCTGTGCCTGACCGGGTTCATGAACGCCGGAACCCCCAACTTCCGTCGCTCCGGCGGGAGTTCGCAGGAGCTCTTCGGCATGTCCGGGACCGGTACCTTCGCCGAGGAGATCGTCCTGCCCGCCGCCTGCGCCGTGCCGATCCCCGACGACGTCCCATACGACATCGCGGCACTCATCGGCTGCGGGGTGACCACCGGGCTCGGGGCCGTCTTCAACACCGCCCGGGTGGAGGCCGGTTCGTCGGTCGCGGTCATCGGCTGCGGCGGGGTGGGCATCAGCGTCATCCAGGGGGCCAGGGCGTCGGGCGCCGCGCAGATCGTCGCCGTCGACCCGGTGGAGTCGCGGCGCGAGGCCGCGCTGCGCTTCGGGGCTACCGAGGCGGTGGCGCCGGACGGCCTCGACACCGCCAAGAACAGCGTCACGGCGGGCGAGGGCTTCGACTACGTCTTCGAGGTCGTCGGCCGCTCCGCCACCGCCCGCCGGGCCTACGAGATCACCCGGCGCGGCGGCACGCTGTGCGTGGTCGGGGCCGGGGCGCTGGACGACTTCCTGCAGTTCAACATGTTCGAGCTGTTCTTCGACGAGAAGCGGATCCTGCCCTCGCTCTACGGCGGCGGCGATGTGCTCCGCTCCTACCGGCGCACCATCGACCTGTGGCGGGCGGGCCGGATCGACCTCGAAGGGCTGATCACCCACCGGGTGCGGCTCGGCGAGATCAACGAGGCGATCGGCCAGATGCGGACCGGGGAGGCACTGCGCACATGCATCGAGATCTGA
- a CDS encoding sensor histidine kinase — MYATAAHIERLKPPGRRAFLPWLFMLSGDVQALFKGKTPLPWLGGAGAAAFVALYVTTIYTSLDERRRHTRAPLLALAGLAAVTYALGIGYAGDWLLCFPLLSLASGIVLRGGKRPLGPVILALSGSAGIIAGFRGGASDSLTVSYGTILSGLVTAAILSLFETVAQLRATRQELARTAVEKERLRFSRDLHDLLGHTMSVVVVKAEAVRRLAPKNLEAALEQAADIEAVGRQALTEIREAVTGYREGSLATELDRARSALDAAGIEAAVRRSGPPLAPQTEALLGWVVREGVTNVVRHSGAARCEIEVRGGMDRIWLEITDDGGGVGSRATGTGATSTAGGEAAEGAIGGTGLKGLAERLSAAGGSLESGPGARRGFRLVAELPVDTEDPMEPEVKEARTA; from the coding sequence ATGTATGCCACCGCCGCGCACATCGAGCGCCTCAAGCCGCCGGGCCGCCGCGCCTTTCTGCCCTGGCTCTTCATGCTCTCGGGGGATGTGCAGGCGCTCTTCAAGGGGAAGACCCCTCTGCCCTGGCTCGGCGGCGCGGGGGCGGCGGCCTTCGTCGCGCTCTACGTGACCACCATCTACACCAGCCTGGACGAACGCCGCCGCCACACCCGGGCCCCGCTGCTGGCGCTCGCCGGGCTGGCGGCCGTCACCTACGCGCTGGGCATCGGCTACGCCGGGGACTGGCTGCTGTGCTTCCCGCTGCTGTCACTGGCCTCCGGGATCGTGCTGCGCGGCGGAAAGCGACCGCTGGGACCGGTCATCCTCGCCCTGTCCGGCTCCGCAGGGATCATCGCCGGGTTCCGCGGCGGCGCCTCGGACTCGCTCACGGTCTCGTACGGGACGATCCTGTCCGGCCTGGTGACGGCGGCCATCCTGTCGCTCTTCGAGACCGTCGCCCAGCTCCGCGCGACCCGCCAGGAGTTGGCCCGTACGGCGGTGGAGAAGGAACGGCTGCGGTTCTCCCGCGATCTGCACGATCTGCTGGGCCACACCATGTCGGTCGTCGTGGTCAAGGCGGAGGCGGTGCGCCGGCTCGCCCCGAAGAACCTGGAGGCCGCGCTGGAGCAGGCCGCGGACATCGAGGCGGTCGGGCGGCAGGCGCTCACCGAGATCCGCGAGGCCGTCACCGGCTATCGCGAGGGCAGCCTGGCCACCGAGCTGGACCGGGCCCGCTCGGCGCTGGACGCCGCCGGTATCGAAGCCGCCGTCCGCCGCTCCGGACCGCCGCTGGCCCCGCAGACCGAGGCGCTGCTGGGGTGGGTGGTCCGCGAGGGTGTCACCAATGTGGTGCGGCACAGCGGGGCGGCCCGGTGCGAGATCGAGGTCCGCGGCGGCATGGACCGGATATGGCTGGAGATCACGGACGACGGGGGCGGCGTAGGCTCCCGTGCCACCGGTACGGGCGCGACGAGCACGGCGGGCGGCGAAGCGGCAGAGGGCGCCATCGGCGGTACGGGCCTCAAGGGCCTGGCCGAACGGCTGTCCGCGGCGGGCGGCTCGCTGGAGTCCGGCCCCGGCGCGCGCCGCGGCTTCCGACTCGTGGCCGAACTGCCGGTGGATACGGAGGATCCGATGGAGCCCGAGGTCAAGGAGGCCCGGACGGCGTGA
- a CDS encoding Nif3-like dinuclear metal center hexameric protein — MPALNDVIAALDALWPPERAEQWDAVGTVCGDPEAEVTRVLFAVDPVQEVADEAVDLGADLLITHHPLYLRGTTTVAASSFKGRVVHTLIRCDIALHVAHTNADTADPGVSDALAGALDLRIVGPLVPDATDPEGRRGLGRVCELDHPETLREFTERAAARLPATAQGIRAAGDPDRTIRRVAVSGGSGDSLFDAVRAAGVDAFLTADLRHHPSSEAREHSDLALVDAAHWATEWPWTEQAAAQLDEISDRHGWGLRTHVSRIVTDPWTAHATAPAVRAAAPSFSA; from the coding sequence GTGCCCGCACTCAACGACGTCATCGCCGCACTCGACGCCCTCTGGCCGCCCGAGCGGGCGGAGCAGTGGGACGCCGTCGGCACGGTGTGCGGTGACCCCGAGGCCGAGGTCACCCGCGTGCTGTTCGCCGTCGACCCGGTCCAGGAAGTGGCCGACGAGGCGGTGGACCTCGGCGCCGATCTGCTGATCACTCACCATCCGCTCTATCTGCGGGGGACGACCACGGTCGCCGCCTCCAGCTTCAAGGGCCGGGTGGTGCACACGCTGATCAGATGCGACATCGCCCTCCACGTGGCGCACACCAACGCCGACACCGCCGACCCCGGCGTCTCCGACGCCCTCGCCGGCGCGCTCGACCTGCGGATCGTCGGCCCACTGGTGCCCGACGCCACCGACCCCGAGGGCCGCCGCGGTCTGGGTCGGGTCTGCGAGCTCGACCACCCCGAGACGCTGCGGGAGTTCACCGAGCGCGCCGCCGCCCGGCTGCCCGCCACCGCGCAGGGCATCCGCGCCGCGGGCGACCCGGACCGTACGATCCGCCGGGTCGCCGTCAGCGGCGGCTCCGGCGACAGCCTCTTCGACGCGGTGCGCGCGGCCGGGGTCGACGCGTTCCTCACCGCCGATCTGCGCCACCACCCCTCCTCGGAGGCACGGGAGCACAGCGATCTCGCCCTGGTGGACGCCGCGCACTGGGCCACCGAATGGCCCTGGACCGAACAGGCCGCGGCCCAGCTGGACGAGATCTCCGACCGGCACGGCTGGGGCCTGCGTACGCATGTCTCCCGTATCGTCACCGACCCCTGGACGGCCCACGCCACGGCCCCCGCCGTCCGCGCGGCCGCTCCGTCCTTCTCCGCTTGA
- a CDS encoding ABC transporter substrate-binding protein, with amino-acid sequence MSLRVRGTAALALALAGALSLAACGSSDDGDGAKRNGGGGKSVAQGGKDFGTAAEQTAKMGTDARPGAFPRTITHAMGKTELKSKPKRVVVLDVGELDNVVSLGLKPVGYAPSEGDQAIPDYLKKDAGNPKNVGTINNLNLEAINALHPDLILGSKLRAEPLYDELKQIAPTVFAIRPGFTWKENYLLNAAALDRTADAERALGAYEQKAKKLGEDIGPDKPTITMLRFMPQATRLYAKASFIGTILQDVGLPRPKNQQINDLAAEIGPERIDDADADWIFTGVYGDPKATKRDQARSNPLWKKLKAVKDGQAKNVDEETWYLGLGVTAADRVLDDLRGYLVH; translated from the coding sequence ATGTCCCTGCGCGTCCGCGGCACGGCCGCCCTCGCCCTCGCCCTGGCCGGGGCTCTGTCCCTCGCCGCCTGTGGATCGTCGGACGACGGGGACGGCGCCAAGCGCAACGGCGGGGGCGGCAAGTCCGTCGCCCAGGGCGGCAAGGACTTCGGCACGGCGGCCGAGCAGACCGCGAAGATGGGCACGGACGCGAGGCCCGGCGCGTTCCCCCGCACCATCACCCACGCGATGGGCAAGACCGAGCTCAAGAGCAAGCCGAAGCGGGTCGTGGTGCTCGACGTCGGCGAGCTCGACAACGTCGTCTCGCTGGGGCTGAAGCCGGTCGGCTACGCCCCCTCCGAGGGCGACCAGGCCATACCCGACTACCTCAAGAAGGACGCCGGGAACCCGAAGAACGTCGGCACCATCAACAACCTCAACCTCGAGGCCATCAACGCCCTCCACCCCGATCTGATCCTCGGCAGCAAGCTGCGCGCCGAGCCGCTCTACGACGAGCTGAAGCAGATCGCCCCGACCGTCTTCGCCATCCGCCCCGGCTTCACCTGGAAGGAGAACTACCTCCTCAACGCCGCGGCCCTGGACCGGACCGCCGACGCCGAGCGGGCACTCGGCGCGTACGAGCAGAAGGCGAAGAAGCTCGGCGAGGACATCGGCCCCGACAAGCCGACCATCACCATGCTCCGCTTCATGCCGCAGGCCACCCGGCTCTACGCCAAGGCGTCCTTCATCGGCACCATCCTCCAGGACGTCGGCCTGCCGCGCCCGAAGAACCAGCAGATCAACGACCTCGCCGCCGAGATCGGCCCGGAGCGCATCGACGACGCCGACGCCGACTGGATCTTCACCGGGGTCTACGGCGACCCCAAGGCCACCAAGCGCGACCAGGCGCGGTCCAACCCGCTGTGGAAGAAGCTGAAGGCGGTCAAGGACGGCCAGGCCAAGAACGTGGACGAGGAGACCTGGTACCTGGGCCTCGGCGTCACCGCCGCCGACCGGGTCCTCGACGACCTCCGCGGCTACCTCGTCCATTGA
- a CDS encoding MaoC/PaaZ C-terminal domain-containing protein encodes MPIDAAKAISAEPRSTALAWGHKDIQLYHLGIGAGIPATDPEELRYTLESRLHVLPSFATVAGGGMAVAGGMSAPGIDVDLAAVLHGGQTVELHRPIPVSGDATQTSKVAAVYDKGKAAVIVLRSDVADADGPLWTCDTRIFARGEGGFGGERGPSDRVEPPAREPDHTVERAIREDQALLYRLSGDWNPLHADPAFAEVAGFERPILHGLCSYGMVLKAVVDTALDGDVARVRSYTTRFAGVVYPGETLRVRMWRDEGRVHVTATAVERDDAPVLTDTIVDHV; translated from the coding sequence ATGCCCATCGATGCCGCCAAGGCCATCTCGGCCGAACCCCGCAGCACCGCTCTCGCCTGGGGGCACAAGGACATCCAGCTCTACCACTTGGGCATCGGCGCCGGAATCCCCGCCACCGACCCCGAAGAGCTCCGCTACACCCTGGAGAGCAGGCTCCATGTGCTCCCCAGCTTCGCCACCGTGGCGGGCGGCGGCATGGCCGTCGCCGGGGGCATGAGCGCACCCGGGATCGACGTCGACCTCGCCGCCGTGCTGCACGGCGGCCAGACCGTCGAACTGCACCGGCCGATCCCGGTCAGCGGGGACGCCACCCAGACCTCGAAGGTCGCCGCGGTGTACGACAAGGGCAAGGCGGCCGTCATCGTGCTGCGCTCCGACGTCGCCGACGCGGACGGCCCGCTGTGGACCTGCGACACCCGGATCTTCGCCCGGGGCGAGGGCGGCTTCGGCGGTGAGCGCGGCCCCTCCGACCGCGTGGAGCCGCCCGCCCGGGAGCCGGACCACACCGTGGAGCGGGCCATCCGCGAGGACCAGGCGCTGCTCTACCGGCTCTCCGGGGACTGGAACCCGCTCCATGCCGATCCCGCGTTCGCCGAGGTCGCGGGGTTCGAGAGGCCCATCCTGCACGGGCTGTGCTCGTACGGGATGGTGCTCAAGGCGGTCGTGGACACGGCGCTGGACGGGGACGTCGCCCGGGTGCGCTCGTACACCACCCGCTTCGCCGGGGTGGTCTACCCGGGCGAGACCCTGCGCGTGCGGATGTGGCGGGACGAGGGGCGCGTCCACGTGACGGCGACCGCCGTCGAGCGGGACGACGCACCGGTCCTCACCGACACCATCGTCGACCACGTTTGA
- a CDS encoding response regulator transcription factor yields the protein MIRLLLAEDQGMMRGALALLLGLEEDFEIVAQLGNGDEIVPRALETRPDVALLDIELPGRSGLDAAAALREALPECQVLILTTFGRPGYLRRAMEAGAAGFLVKDGPVEELAVAIRRVLAGERVIDPGLAAAALSAGPNPLTQRERDVLSAAVDGATVADIAAKVHLSPATVRNYLSSAIGKTQTRNRMEAVRAARQNGWL from the coding sequence GTGATCAGGCTCCTGCTGGCCGAGGACCAGGGGATGATGCGGGGCGCACTCGCCCTGCTGCTCGGGCTGGAGGAGGACTTCGAGATCGTCGCGCAGCTCGGGAACGGCGACGAGATCGTGCCCCGGGCCCTGGAGACCCGGCCCGATGTGGCGCTGCTCGACATCGAACTCCCCGGCCGCAGCGGTCTGGACGCCGCCGCCGCGCTGCGCGAGGCGCTCCCGGAGTGCCAGGTGCTGATCCTCACCACCTTCGGCCGCCCCGGCTATCTGCGCCGCGCGATGGAGGCGGGCGCGGCCGGGTTCCTGGTCAAGGACGGCCCGGTCGAGGAGCTGGCGGTGGCGATCCGCCGGGTCCTGGCCGGTGAACGCGTCATCGACCCGGGTCTGGCCGCCGCCGCCCTCAGCGCGGGCCCCAACCCGCTGACCCAGCGCGAACGCGATGTGCTCTCGGCGGCGGTGGACGGGGCGACGGTCGCGGACATCGCGGCCAAGGTCCACCTGTCCCCCGCCACCGTGCGCAACTACCTCTCCTCGGCCATCGGCAAGACCCAGACCCGCAACCGCATGGAAGCCGTCCGCGCCGCCCGCCAGAACGGCTGGCTGTGA
- a CDS encoding 3-oxoacyl-ACP reductase translates to MHRDLTGPLAGSPLTGSPLAGKTAIVTGAGRGLGRAEALELARLGANVVVNDYGQGGRDGSGEASAGPAEQVAEEIRAAGGRATAHAGDVGDFAQAGELVQLAIDTYGALDILVNNAGILRDRMVFSMSENEWDSVIRVHLKGHFNTIRFAAAHWRERSKAAEGGPVHGRIINTSSEAFLAGSPGQPNYAAAKGGIVGLTTSTAVALAKYGVTANVICPRARTRMTEDVFADFELPEDGRLDALAPEHAAPLVGYLASPGAAKVNGQVFVVHGGMVAILERPKVAAKLDAKGDAFGFEELDAVLTPYFAERGGESFAAVEVLGLKRG, encoded by the coding sequence ATGCATCGAGATCTGACGGGCCCCCTGGCGGGGAGTCCACTGACCGGGAGCCCACTGGCCGGGAAGACCGCGATCGTCACCGGCGCCGGGCGCGGCCTCGGCCGCGCCGAGGCCCTGGAACTGGCGCGGCTGGGCGCCAATGTCGTCGTCAACGACTACGGACAGGGCGGACGCGACGGCTCGGGCGAGGCATCGGCCGGCCCCGCCGAGCAGGTCGCCGAGGAGATCCGCGCGGCCGGTGGCCGGGCCACGGCCCATGCGGGCGATGTCGGCGACTTCGCGCAGGCGGGCGAGCTGGTCCAGCTCGCGATCGACACCTACGGCGCGCTGGACATCCTGGTCAACAACGCGGGCATCCTGCGCGACCGGATGGTCTTCTCGATGAGTGAGAACGAGTGGGACTCGGTGATCCGGGTCCATCTCAAGGGCCACTTCAACACCATCCGCTTCGCCGCCGCGCACTGGCGCGAGCGGTCCAAGGCGGCGGAGGGCGGCCCGGTCCACGGCCGGATCATCAACACCTCCTCGGAGGCGTTCCTCGCCGGTTCGCCGGGCCAGCCGAACTACGCGGCGGCGAAGGGCGGCATCGTCGGGCTGACCACCTCCACGGCGGTGGCGCTCGCCAAGTACGGGGTGACGGCCAACGTCATCTGCCCGCGTGCCCGCACCCGGATGACCGAGGACGTCTTCGCGGACTTCGAGCTACCGGAGGACGGCCGGCTCGACGCCCTCGCCCCCGAACACGCGGCCCCGCTGGTCGGCTATCTCGCCTCACCGGGCGCGGCGAAGGTGAACGGCCAGGTGTTCGTGGTGCACGGCGGCATGGTGGCGATCCTGGAGCGGCCGAAGGTGGCGGCGAAGCTGGACGCCAAGGGGGACGCCTTCGGCTTCGAGGAGCTGGACGCGGTGCTGACGCCGTACTTCGCGGAGCGGGGCGGGGAGAGCTTCGCGGCGGTGGAGGTGCTGGGCCTCAAGCGGGGGTGA